ATTACAcgtgtgtgtatttttttactCGGTAAATAAACATGATGATTTTACTACTACTCAAAtgcttttgtaaattttattactCGGTGatacaaatatattgttttcGTTCCCAAATGAAACTATATGCGATCACGATTTATTTACCGACTTTATTATGGTCGACGTCGCGGGAGTTAAATAAAGCCATTGCATATAAGTGTAAGAAAAGCGTTGACAACGACGTCgtttaagtataggagacgttggtcaaattgacccgTTTACAATAGTTAAAGAtagtagatttttttatatttcgaaaGGAAAAGCTAACATGAAAAAGATGATGAAAAGAATGatgatgaaaagaatattatgtttgtgactttccacattgtattcaactcgtttaataaattcaatatggaaagacacgtaggtaatatcctctatgtaacaGTGTTTCATCGACTTATAACTAACACTCTGTTTGTACGTCACAGTTATAACATCATAGCGTCAACGACATGGCGGCGCGCTGtgaaaaagaaaaccacacaaaccttttgaacaaataatttgtttttcgtTCGGGTGAGTAAttttggatatattatttcttaaagaacGTCGATTTATATCTTGACGTGATTGCCAAAAGTCTTGATTTAATGGATTCCAGTGTTTTACAATCTCTGTTAAAAGCGGGGCACATGTACATACCAAGCAGAAAAATTTACATTAGGAATTTTACAAcagaatgtttatattatattttcagtttgttgTACAAGTGCTCGCCAATTTGATTACACCGGAATTTGTAGAACCAACGCTCGACAGCAATCATATATTTATCATGTATGCTGACACAACATTGagaacaaaaatatatgtcaagGCACCAGAAAATACGTGAGTATTAAttctagtttaaaaaaaatccagagATTTAAAACTGATTATTCAGCTTGTCACATCTTAAATCTCAATGTTTTCTTAAATTCTTATATTTCACATCCACGGACCAAACTTTCGATTTTTCGAattaaaattacttttgaaaCATTATGAATATTCAGTTCAACATCATAAATCACTTTTGCAGCACAATGGAGAGCTTCACTGCGCTTGGGATACAGCATGAACAATTTAAACTGTCTTCATTACAACAAGATCCAAAGCGACCGCGAGTTAAGTATGCAATAATGACATGGAAGCCGTCTGCTGGCGAAACTGGGCCACATATAGCATGTGTAAATGCACGTGATGATACCGGGTAAGCAGATATATCAAGCAGTACTTCAAGATAAATTTTTGAAAggtatttctaaataaatatagtaTCCAGCACGGTTTGAATCTTTAAACTTCAATCTTTCAAACTTTTCTAAAACATTCAAGAAATTTGAAAGCGTGTAATAACAATTTTTCTAAGTAAATACAAACAGtgaattttgtatttaaaaggatcacgataattttattttacggTACTTAGTAAAATCCGAAAACAGGTAAAGCAAGCGTATTATCCGATTAGTGttgttaatttgtatattgtagtgtTCTAAGCTCTAAATACTGCATTGTTCTATAACAGATTTGTAGACtatatatagtttatataatTCAACGGCAATTAATAAGgcgtgacttatccgctatcATTGGCCTTTAgcgcagtattgttatgagcttaaagtgcagacacgcctcgatgcataaagttgatctatagtGTGTCGGACTTCAATTCTTTGTTTGTATAGTGTAGGTTAGagcttttctttttaaaattatttttacttattcATAATGTTTTTAACGATCGAAACATTGGTTTTATTTTCCTTGCAAgagttttctttattcattttgcaatgtttatagattcaatgtctattctaatatgaGATCCTGTGGAAAATGCCAATAAGTTCTCAGTATAAGTGCACGAGAAAATTATGCTTCAAATCCTTCTCTAGGTAGAATCATTCTGGAAAAATAAAAAGGTAGCTCGCgctgtattcgaaccagcactgTAAGCTTACGTAAGCTcgtacgtgttaaccactagaccacgccgctactTACATCGGTTTTTCGAAGCATGATTTTTGTctcctgattccctatttcattgctatgggttgatccggtattagtatGTAAAGGGCACACTTATTGCGTTTTGTTATTATAATACGAACTTCACGTGCACAGGTGACAACGCGCAAGCTTCAAGAAGCACAAACGATTCTTATTCAATGGGtagtaataaattaattaaaacaaaaattacatacaagttgaaaaaaatgaaatgttcactataatttaacagttttaatgTCCATTAGAGTATAATCTTATCGAAAATACATACCTAGAATGGTCTATTTCCTATCAGTAGCAAATTTTTATTGGGAATTTTTATGGACAGAAGGAACAGTAAgtcaaaagtaataaatatacCTCTttgagaagaaaaagcttcatgcGACATACTCAACACACGCTTGTACTACAAatattatatgatttatatgtACAAATATAACTAGTCCCACacgtggttactgagataccagcttgcaatcaaaatttaaccaaatcTTGACACCGACGGATGAGCGCGAGTATAAGCTCTACCTATCTTTCGAAAAATGGGGCTAAAAAGTACACAATAACAGTGTAGCATTATTGAAAGGCAAGTAAACTGTTTAagcaatatttttgaaatactaGTAGTTTGAATATTTACAGGGTAGATTCGGCAGACGAAAGATGCTTCATACTGGATGTTATAggtactttttacatttatttatttttcaaacgaattttaatttaatatttaaaatccTCTTTGTGTTCGAATCATGTATCACTGACATATATTCAGAAACAAAAGCGCAACTAGATTTAACAtgaaattacattatattttactttctGTAATTTTTCATGTGTTTAGTTCAGTTGAGTCCAAAGTGCTCCGGTATGCTGTTGCAAATCCTttacatctcctcctaaacctcTGGGCTAAAACAAATCAGTTTTTACGGGCTTGGATGGcccttttttaaatgttttgtaaatgttacaCTTTCAAGCTTGCTCAAACGATTCTGTTTAATGACGTTTAGGAATCGCCAAATCTAACAATAGAAAGAAAAACGTTTAAAAGTTTATGGCATTATGGATATCTCTTAGGTTTCATGGAATTAGTTTTCCCCTTATAGCCAGAGCTAACAATTAATAGAAAACAAATGCCTTTAATGACATAGAACCGTAACCGCTAGATTCGCCTTTCAGCTACAGTATATGGTGACATATCAAATGTTAAATGATCATTGTCAGATGAGCGACTTAGAGTCATCATTgctatcatgaccctcttgtttaatttccaGGTGACGTCTTCAACCATACTACCAAAGTTTTTGCGGTAAGTGCAAACACATATATCATATTAAAGTTTTTCATGATGTTTTTTTAACTCACCAGTATACAACATGCCTAAGATGGgctgttgtgatcactcactgtccgtccgtcctcccTGGATCGACGTCAGCaatttctttaaacgacatcttctctATAACTATAAACTTCTATaactttgaacggtcagtggcaaaaaatcTCTTTGGAGCTGCTTGTAAAGTGCATACAAACCATTACATGTATTCCAGTTACATGATAAATAGttaataacaggctactgtcttttgatatcaatgttatcaggtcgaggctggaaggggtgagggaaccgagacctgataacattgatatcaaaagacagtggcctgttattctatttatcatgaaaccaTACAAACTGCCTAGAAGAACATGTGTCCTCATCTCTTATTTTTCGTAAAAAATgaattctgaagcaaaaaatttataaatttatactttactaatttgaaaattcatccgcccctgaaacatctgaacgaaacacagccatattgaattcaacttcAACAATGTTTtctgactttctgatattcttgtaaaaataacaatggaataaactcttacctgcgtaaaaataaaaaatcatcctcttgaataaaccagaacatactttatttccacattattaaacatttgactcagacaactacatgttcaaagcgctgaaaatttcacttccaagTTCCAGTTCAAGACTGAGGTCAGagataattttaaagtttaatcactaaatttacactgatccgAGAATGATTATTAACTGATCCAAAAATAATAATTCACAAATGCTTTTGCTAATATGAACTACCTAGAAGGCaaagctcccttgaaaaatcaccagtgccccatgaaaattaaaggagtgctgctggaaaaatctggaattatggatccgttttaagaagtttatgttctttaagatctattagaattttaagaattgatgataattcatgatttctgaatgaatgtcttagaatgcattaagattaaatcactgtttgccgaaattctcgaaaactcctgttttatttaatgaactgctaagttaacagtctatgacatttttatggttaatcttttagcactactggtatagaataggaaaggtagtaggagcctttttgatgtttattgattattcatagccaatagttttttttcctagtaataaactgTGGTCAGTGATTTTTATGCTTGTCGATGAAAaatatgtgaacggggagaagagcattatgtgctttcacagttcaatgcctgtatattttgttcccaaaacctttttaaaaaataagttttatctacagacagtacattggaacctgacatcactaacaaaacacttgttaaatttcacatgaattactttattttttacaatgctttcaaaacttataaaaaataaaaatagaaaaataaaacaaacactggaataaaaaatgaaataaaaaaaaatggcttcggtgaggatcgaactcccgacctttggttttcaacgcgaactcggtaaccactgcaccaatgtggaagtatgacgtcatcatcacaaatataagtatacataataagtttcttttaaatatctttttttttcttcgtagaaaatgtatttatcactaaattcttattatcagacgctcatttacatttttattcaacgttcaaagcagtaagcgaaacgcttttgtcaaccgtaaacagcaagcgtctactgacgtcttactgattaaaaccaattctctgtaagaaccaaaaaaagttggaaactcatagtcacagatttcctttcaaccgattttttcttgaagagggtgcaaaattaagaaaatcctgattttcattttttcaatatatatcccggttaccatggaaacgaggatgcaaatccccaacttgctgaaaattcaaaaaagtagGGGTACATGTCTATTTTGTTATCTGGAAAGTACTAGAAAGTGTCCTTTATTTTCttacttgcaaattttaaaggcaaataaacaaggtttcataccaaactaatatttccaaatatttatttgattgttgtatgatctagacttttatttgcaagaaaaaatatatttatggagcaaaacatatgtttatattgtgctctacatcttgaaaagtgcacaggtctcagcagaaaagtatatttgtttgtataaagggaaggtgatattttaaaaagaaacataaaccgtagtgggtcattcagacacattcttgtagatttgggccaaagtttatgatttggggcatttttcctatttttattacctccccttgatgctCTTCATTTAAGAAATCACAAAGAGCTTATCTAAGTTTACTTCCTGGATAATGCTGAAttcacaggcacttggttgcactgatggtaTGTCGAAAATTCGCTTTataaagaatcttaaaaatttggtctGAGGATAGATATAAAGTGAAGGTATTGCACTCCGCCATTATCGGCCATTATCGGCAACGGAACTACGGTCGACTGGTTTTGCAAACGGTAGTAAGCCACTAATTTATCGTGGCGTGGTAACTAGAACTACCTAACTTATTTCAtgcgttaatattacatattaactctgtattaCTAAAACAGATCAATGGAACAGACTGTAAAACGAACTGGAGTACATGTCGCTTTTTGCCTACAGAGCCAGAACAATAACACAAGACACGTCGACAAAGATAGTACAAGAATTGAcattacaatttttcacagaattcatgatggacctccagaaatttataattttaacatgacatcaccgtacgttaggggttctaactgaccaatcagagagctgcattttcgagtacctgccagtttccacttgggtataacgaagtatatttacaatgaaaataaagtgactagaaataaatatcacactattttagatatcaaattaagatttttcactgcacatgcttcagatgatgctacaaacaacaaaactttgcagttttgttcaaatattatatggatttaatacctttattttagtttaaagtttgagatttgagtgaaatgtaataatcaccaaagtggaaataagtatcattgcgcaatgttttggacatgataaaattatgaatggtaataactgatttggtctattgctgtacattttttttcttgtctcttgacatggtatttttcaaacatctgatgttgttggaggaatacataaggtgtgcctgcaggtataacttcattagacacctgggtagaaccaccaaccttccatgtaCCAGGATAAATTCTTCAAGCGAAAGATTTCTACACCAAAGCAGGACTTAAAATCCACACTGGTGAAGAGCATGTAAATGTAGCTCCTCAGCTATGATGATAGtctgtgtaaatatttacttaccaGCACTATGTAGGGTTATGGAataacctttttgacatttcactggtttaagaccacaaacactataataatctatttcattttcaaacttaaaattatcaatccgtatttaaacaaatcaccactttatcttagacaaaactgacttcaaaaacttaaaattctatagccttctgaacattgcctccataatatctgaaatttccatcgataaaatggatattctcaaattgctagctaacctaaaacgagacaaagctgcaggaccagaccatttttgtccagttgtcctccaggaacttaatgatgaaattgttgatgttctactGGTAATCTTCCATAGTCTTTCTCCTCAGGCACTGTTCCCACAAAATGGAGATAAGATTTTGTTTGCCCTCTATTCAAGAATGACATGACTTggcaaattatctgttatatcatTCACTGTGTAAAACACTAGAACACATCTATGCCTCCGATGTCTCTGTCCACCTTTCTAAACGTAACATTCTTTATGACCTCCAACATGGCGTTTCTGAATGAGATATTGTAAAACTCAACCAATTGAGTTAATAGGTGAGCTGATTAACAGCATTTCCAGTCGTAaacaaactgacttaattgtacTCGACTTCAGTAAGACTTTTGTTAAGATCATGGTGTCTGTCCACAAGTCATCAAGTGGTATTATGCATTTCTACTTGATAGAAAGTCAATTTGTAGTTTTTGAGGGCGAAATTCCAAAGAAGTATCAATGGCATCTGGGTTTCCACAAGGTTCCATCCTTAGACCATCCtcagtattttctattttatattagcgATCTCCCATTTTCAATCAAGTCTCAAATCCGACACTTTGCCGACGATAATGtaccttattatgatatcaattctgtggatggaaacaaaatcctccaggaaaatcttaacaagctagaacaatgggaaaataagtgggacatggagtttaatccttctaaattaggcatgtcacaaaaatcaaatctgtcatcaaaaccaaatatttactccatggctatattttatagttaattgtcagtgcaaaatagtgtgacagatgtaaaatatcacttaaatatctttaaatgctaataaacgcttaatttcataatcatcgcaacaacaaacgaaaacgtcaaaacataagcatacaaatacttgtccgtccacagctagaatatgcataTACCATCTTGCACCCAAGTAATAgtatggaataaccttgaccttgtagaataaCCTGATCACAAAGTTTCAGATGTACTGTGGAATAATCTTGACCACCCTGACCATGAAGCTTTCAAAGTGGTTGTAGCAAccataaagtacatgtactagaCCAGAGTGTTAtggtttttttatcttttaatgcttgttctttttaatcacacttaccatgctaacattcctttagccttttcattttagctgatgtcggacccatcagtcttttagaactctttttcaacataactagcaagtcgacgtgtatcccatgtctctatcagtcgagagatgacttgacattatgagagagagagaggggggggaggggggagggagagagagagatctTTAATACCTGCCTGCAGCCACTTATGAAGTATATACctacctttcatacagaaatacattttcaatttttataaattaaatatctgacatgtacattgtgaataagttctttttctataatttaatgttgtgagcttgtttttgaccttgtgtaaccaatttatttttattacatagtttaaaaaaagacaacagtcaTGATCAACGCTCAAAAGCCGGAaataatttagtggttcaaaACCTTTTCATTACCCGTCATACACCGGTCATACACTTCCGTTGCCTCGTCAGGTATaccttatatgtaataatataccaaaacctaaatttttaacttttttaataaaagggattcacttaaagtaaataatgtttttgaatacagggagcactggtgcacgtattaaaaccaacaaacagtaggtacaggccaatataagaaaaatactatcagtgcaaccaagtgcctgtggctgaattcagatttctactcggattttgcaaatttttagtatATAGATACAATGACAGGCAGAGATTTTATGCTAAGTGGGCATGTGATGCATGGATGTGTCCCTTCAAACCAAGTCCacgtttaaaatttgctgaatagcgaCATTGTTTGGGAAAAATACTCTGGCAGAAAAGAGACTAAACTGTGGATAGACATCAGTTTGACATCTGTCTGTTTATTTCCAtaagtgaagtttgtatcaactgaCTGAAGGGTCAGTGGGTAACACTACAATGAAAACAGGTGAGtctcataatattttatgttttatgacaTGTAAAAATTCCAAGCTATGCAAGATATGTGCTCACTTCCTTCAACAGATTCAAAGACCATACAGAggtcattttcttaaatattggacagacatttcttattattttaccaagataaaaCTTGCAGgcatttttccatcattttgagaataccatgcaccaacaccagtggaattgggaaaatgctctcaaaAATTGTCTAATGATTATGTGGAAATttccaaattaccaaaatctatgtaaagattttttttgtgtaaataaagCAACACTATAATTGTTGTTGTAATaacctaaatatagatatatataaaattgcaaaaccattttaaaacatcagACACCCATATAAGGTAACACACTTGGGAATTTCATATTTAGACTTGGGAAGAAACACTGTtttctttgggattacctccttttattggaGGTAGATTTATAAGGGAAAAAGCCCTGGTTTTAGTTGTAAATGACCATTAGCATGCTTttacatgttatttgtaaaaagcagataaagacatattttcatttcaaaatgtatatatttttttaaatctatttgttttgtttttcagctgtgagttgtttcttttgaaaatgactgcttgatgataagtttcaaacaactatgaagtgagtggatgttCTAGAGAGGTAATCATGATTTAGTCATTTGCAGCAGTGTATGTGTTTGCCAAAGTACCTGCAGAAATATAAACTTACTGAAGTAAAAACTCACTGAATGctgacaaatgaaaatatttaattgcatccattgctacacataagtcagcatgttttaatctgcacatgcctgttttacaagtacatattgaatgtaaatggtttgtgtcaaagtgaatatgtttttttatatatatttacacatcagaggcctacatgtatttaaataaagaataaagtccCCCACATGCCCATattcatacaagtatgaaatattcatacaagtatgaaatcttgaCCTCTCAATCTGTGATACAAAAATAGCTTGTAGGACTTCATATAACTTGATGATTGAATTGATAATGATaaattgacatacatttgtattgtgaCTATAGATATTggtaagtttttgaaattttaaaatataccctttttcagaaaaggaccctctgcacatgtatgaggaatagattttacttttaaagtggcccatataatgttgaaaaggatgaaatcctgtatctgtcaaaatgtaacaacagtaacaaccattttagtttgatttgtatttattccagactaattcttcaaagaatgaatgatcatcatcatgcttatattggaataaaaggaaggaaggtactacattttatttatagtttggcTTAGTGTCTGATCAGGTCTGATTTCAGATCTTTATAAATGCTTgactgaatgttattttttgacagaaaatttatgaactttgtttagaatttcaagtatcttaaatttaatcaaagtgtagcaaaatcaaaagtatttattaataatgtatttcatacaattgtttcttttaaaatcatttcaaggagggggaggtctatgtgataaattattttcattaaaagaataaaagaaagatgtatatattatacatttacttatacaaaatgtattaaatgattgaaatagtgtatgtaatttttattcatttacaaatttgtgaaaggaaaccctccagctggcttgtagaagatcagtagttctacccagtaacatgatgtcaaaaatattttaaatggagAGCCCATCCCCATCCCACCACCACCCATGAAAGACATTCAGATTGTTATTCTCCCACATCTCTATTTTGCAGTGACAGCTACAGTCATGGTAAAAGTAAATGCAGTCAGAAGACCTCTGAAATCACCTGATGAGCCAGCCTTTTCAAgttctgtatcaaataaaaataacaaagacTGCTAAAATACCTTTTATAACTTGCAAATGTGCAGTCTGTGACATAACTGTCTGATCCAGGTAGTTTAGTGTTGACAAGATGACATTTCATCTCTGTTAGAGTAGAGGACACAAGTTTGAAATGCAGTATGTCATTGTGAAagcaaaatgtttatgaaaatattgtGTGTGTATTCCAAATAGAGAGGCTGAAAGTGGGGAATCATCAATTTAATAGTGTTTTTGGAATAAGTTATTGACATCTGAATAGTAATAATCTGTCTCTTTTTTGGATTGCCACAGACCAAAAAAaatgattggtgcctttgacaTAAATAGAAGAACTCACACTGGACACCCTGAAGATGGAATTACAAGAATGTATgttgtttgcattaatgtttctttttcagatttatggGAAAAAATagaatgtcattttttaaaaatgttgatagttgtttaaccaaaggccctgtaattgaaaaatatccttgactttatattaaaattttaaaaaatctgatactgtttgattacttttgcatgtataacattaaatttgttatatttaaatttgataaaatttaatgtattttgaaaaaaatgcacttgaacatatctaaatgtaataaacacatgacagtctttgaatatctgtaaaaaagcacatgttttgcagttctcatcagatttggttaccaatttacagcataattata
This genomic interval from Mercenaria mercenaria strain notata unplaced genomic scaffold, MADL_Memer_1 contig_4532, whole genome shotgun sequence contains the following:
- the LOC128553945 gene encoding uncharacterized protein LOC128553945; this encodes FVVQVLANLITPEFVEPTLDSNHIFIMYADTTLRTKIYVKAPENTTMESFTALGIQHEQFKLSSLQQDPKRPRVKYAIMTWKPSAGETGPHIACVNARDDTGVDSADERCFILDVIGDVFNHTTKVFAGKPYFVDIPSPDQYVNCKIHSTCVVPLYVKSTTEVVDVRVTESYIDQYQLGPIQIVTHKGETVFQTDLSFEHSLHGKEHICFIAKNKNG